The sequence ACAAGGGGACTCCTaaataatttcctattttatccaaaaacatcattttatttttgcttttaaggttcgcacatgtggcatacagaagttcccaggataggggttaaattgcagctatagctgccggcctacaccacagccatgtgggatctgagccgtacctgtgacctacactgcagctcacagcaacacctgatccttagcAAGGCTGtcctcataaaaaaaaaactggtcgtgttcataacccactgagccacaatgggaactccctaaatatacaattttaattagCAGCAAGAGTAAGATTCCAAGGGTTGTTTTAATATATTGTGCACTTATTTGAACCCTacaaaaaaactggaaaggaaTATAATATAGATAAAACTACTTGAATCAACCATTATCTCTGATGGTTTGATAAGTCAGAACAAGCCAAGCTATTACAACATGTAATCATATCAATATAAAAACTTACGAGGTGAGTATGATCGAGATCTGGAACGTGATCTGTAACCTCCACGACTATAGTAAGGAGAAGGTGACCGTCTTCTGTAAACAAATGATAAGACCATCTAAGACTCCACAGATAAACTGCATGAAGATTCATATGATCTATCAGTTTCCAAACTAAGGCCCTCACTAACCTTTAAAAAACAGTGCATTAGTCATGGGATTTCAAGTTCTGTTTTAGTCCTGAGAATGAAGCAAACTATCAGGCCCAGGACCAAACATAACCAAACTATCAGAGGTTGAGTATTTCTTGCTTTGATCCACGGATAATCTGCTAATTAACCCATTTTAAATTCTGGTTAAGTACAATGTTAAAGGAAAAACTTTTACTAATTTTAACCATACCCTCTAAAAATCCCAATTTCATTCACAGTTGCTTCAAAAGTGATTTAGTTTTGTGTAATAAAGATTAAtttcaatattcatttattatgaGATGCTTATAAAAAGCTAACAAAACTATAAGGAATATAAAGACCAAAATAAGGAATAAAGAATCTTATGGATTCTTAAGATTGTACTACCATCTCTCATGTTAATGTACAAAGTGGTACCACTGAATAATCAGTTTAAGTTCAATTAATTTCTGTAAATACACAAATTAAGCCACACACAGTCATCTTGGCTTCAGTTACAGTATTTTCATGAGCTTCACCAAATCCAATTTGGGGCAATGCCACTTATAATTTACCAAAATACCCGAAAATGTCTTTATGTGAGTCATTTTACTATTGTACAGATTTTAGTTTCCTTGCATACCTGTatatctgatccctgtcctgagcagctctccatcctcctcctcctccacctcctcctctgtgaagagagaaaaacatacattcactttaagtttttgaaaatatataattcatataaatcTAGTGAAAGCTAGTTTCCTTTAAGCGATAAAGAGCTGCTTTTGCCACCCTTTCACAAACTGGCATAGAGCGCTCCCTGGTGGTTAGAATGAatatcatcaaaaataaatagtgaattaaaatgaattaaaatctaAGATCATGATCTTTACAGCCTCCACAAACCAATCCCTTAAGTGTCACTTAGTAcagaaatgccatttttaaaaaaatggctgcGTACAGCACATGcgagttcacaggctaggggtggacgtggagctgcagctgctgacctataccacagccacggcaacgctaaATATAagaaagccacatctgcaacgtgcAGACTATGCCAGAGCTAATCCACtgtccactgagtgaagccagggatggaacccacatccaaGACTTTTTAGTCTGCTAAGccccaacagaaactccaaaagtgccattttaaagaaagtttctTTTTGTTAGTGATAAATGTAAGGATTATCAACTTCTTTTAACATTACCAAATAGTGTGCTCCCAAAAAAGGGACACCCACATCTCAATACCATAAGAAATGAGGCTAATTGTGGTATTTTTTACAGTTTACATTTTGACAAGCAAAGCAAGTTTACCTGCTGCTAAAATAAAGGAGATCTTTACTTCATTTTTACTAGTATTCTTATTTAGCATCACGAACATTTCCCTATTAACCTCTGGAAAATGTATCAATATTTTTGGTAATAATAAATTAAACCTCTTACCATTTATAAGAAATTGTCATTAAATAATTACTACTTTGGACTCTTCCAAGAATCACTTTACCCTGCCCTCCAGTGCATGTTACCTTAGATACCAAAAAATTTCTTTCTAACTAATGACTTTCAAAATACAGCTTACAAAGTtcactttataaattaaaaataaaatcctgttcAACCTCTGGATCTTTAGTATTAAAGCTAACGATTTTATCAAAGGCTAAAACTTCATTATTAATGCTGCTTTAAATTACACAATTGATTCAGGACATGATTTGTTCAATTACTTGGCAACTTAAATTTCATATTAGTTAACTTACCTATATGATCTACTGTAGTAGTCCCGATCATCATAGCCTCGATCATATCCTCTGTCATAGTAATCCCGACGGCGCGAGCTGCCACTATGAATAATAAGGTTTATACGAACTTGATTTTAACTTTCCCGAATGGGAAAAATGATCTGATCAGAGAAACAATTCCCCAGCTAAGCCAAATATATGCCAATTTTTATGATAAACAGGGATGTGATCTATTCAATGGTGTCAATCAAAATTTGTGGCACCAACAAAATGTTTCCACTGAATATAGCTTTAGCCAGTTTGAAATGACAAAGACCTCCCTCCCCCTACATATAGTTCTCAGAGGAAGTGAACAAACTGAACTGCTAACGATTAGCAGTGTTAACAACCCTGAAAAGAAACTTACTAGGTAGGTCTCCCCATGTAAATTCCTGGTGTTGGGGTATGTGGTCTTTTTGTTATAGAGAAATCAACTCTGATCCTACGTCCATCAAGCTCCATTCCATTGGCACGTTCTTTCgccttcaaaaaataagaaaattgttaTATATACTCTGGACAAATCCACAAAGTATCCAAAATAAGGACCAACTGGATATTCCAGTTAGGCCAGAGAATTATGGTTGACAGCttattagtaaattttttttcatattaagtaTTTGTAAACACTAGCCCAAATAGTTTATCCAAAAAGCCACAAAGGCCAATTTACAACCCATGAATAACCATAGATTTGATAGTGCTTATAGCTTTAAAGCAGTACATAGTTGGCTAAAGAAGCAAAGTTAAATCACTGGGGAGGTGAGGGAAATCAACATATTTCATCACAAatgaaattacatgaaattcaaaattcAGTGACCATAAATGCTTTTACTGAAACACAGCACCActaattaatttgcattttgcatATGGCTGCTTTTACAACATTACAAGAGCAAAGTTGCAAAGTTGTCATTCAGAGCTTATGGCtcaaagtcaaaaatatttactgtctaaTCCTTCACACAACCTTATGGATCCCTGCTATGGAAGCAAAAGGCTGTGTGAAGAAAGCTTCAATTATATATAGTTCCTTCATCTAGAGAACATACACTCAATGAAACAGTATGTACAGAAAAAATATACCAAACCAAAGACTTAGCAGTTTGTTCATAATCTAAGACACCCACCACCTAAACATAACTtcaatttctaggagttcccactgtggctcactgcatagccatgagctgtggtacaggctgc is a genomic window of Sus scrofa isolate TJ Tabasco breed Duroc chromosome 13, Sscrofa11.1, whole genome shotgun sequence containing:
- the TRA2B gene encoding transformer-2 protein homolog beta isoform X2; translated protein: MSTRRRHVGNRANPDPNCCLGVFGLSLYTTERDLREVFSKYGPIADVSIVYDQQSRRSRGFAFVYFENVDDAKEAKERANGMELDGRRIRVDFSITKRPHTPTPGIYMGRPTYGSSRRRDYYDRGYDRGYDDRDYYSRSYRGGGGGGGGWRAAQDRDQIYRRRSPSPYYSRGGYRSRSRSRSYSPRRY